A genomic segment from Neobacillus sp. YX16 encodes:
- a CDS encoding cupredoxin domain-containing protein — MYMLSIFTIVIMCLLTGSSIFLLHRNKNKLANLSGLIVVMVLTMMSGLLAGYISGILSGELFFPVGFGMLIGFILGFIAGQPIGILAILTGSATGVVSGIMGALLGAILQFDNPTIILGILLGVYVIILGLVLIFIIVGTNGKLTLDTKGISPFNILSAGLVLIALFLFLYSSDLVKIPGESEAAQTEENNTSNSAKKTELDITKETNPKIEMMITPTGYTPNVIKVKKGVPVELNITNPGDNSCFSTFMMPDFDLNNVNLKAGTTKLTFTPDKEGEYTFSCGMNMFKGTVIVE, encoded by the coding sequence ATGTATATGTTATCAATTTTCACTATAGTGATTATGTGTTTATTGACTGGATCTTCTATTTTCCTTTTACATCGGAACAAAAATAAGCTAGCAAACTTATCTGGCCTGATAGTCGTAATGGTACTAACCATGATGAGTGGACTATTAGCTGGCTATATTAGCGGTATACTTTCAGGCGAATTATTTTTCCCTGTTGGATTTGGTATGTTAATAGGCTTTATCCTTGGTTTTATCGCTGGTCAGCCGATAGGAATCCTTGCCATTTTGACTGGGTCAGCCACTGGGGTCGTGAGTGGAATAATGGGTGCTCTATTGGGGGCAATTCTTCAGTTCGATAACCCAACCATTATATTAGGAATATTACTAGGTGTGTATGTTATTATTCTTGGCCTTGTCCTAATATTCATTATTGTAGGCACAAATGGAAAACTTACACTGGATACAAAAGGAATTTCTCCATTTAATATCTTATCCGCTGGGTTAGTACTCATTGCCTTATTCTTGTTTTTATATAGCAGTGACTTGGTTAAAATTCCTGGTGAAAGCGAAGCCGCTCAAACAGAAGAGAATAATACAAGTAACTCAGCCAAAAAGACAGAACTAGATATTACGAAGGAAACCAATCCCAAAATTGAAATGATGATTACACCAACTGGCTACACCCCAAATGTTATTAAAGTAAAAAAAGGAGTGCCAGTGGAATTAAATATTACAAATCCAGGTGATAATAGCTGTTTTTCTACCTTCATGATGCCTGATTTTGATTTAAATAACGTTAACCTAAAGGCAGGTACAACCAAGTTAACCTTTACACCTGATAAAGAGGGTGAATACACCTTTAGCTGTGGAATGAATATGTTTAAAGGAACCGTAATTGTTGAATAA
- the proS gene encoding proline--tRNA ligase, with product MAKEFVKDVTSMDEDFAQWYTDVVTKADLIDYSSVRGSMIIRPYGYALWDNIKNELDRRIKETGHENVYMPLFIPESLLQKEKDHVEGFAPEVAWVTHGGSEELAERLVVRPTSEVLFCEHYSHIIHSYRDLPKLYNQWANVVRWEKTTRPFLRTLEFLWQEGHTAHATDEEAMEETIKMLNVYAAICEEILAIPVVKGQKTEKEKFAGAKATFTIESLMHDGKALQSGTSHHFGTGFAEAFNIQYTDKEGKLQYVHQTSWGFTTRIIGALIMVHGDDRGLVIPPKAAPTQVMIVPIAQHKEGVLDFAYELKKSLSNVARVDIDASDKKPGWKFNEYEMKGIPVRLEVGPKDIENKQVVLVRRDTLEKVFVPLAELETKLAELLDDIQSNLYNKALNHREERTSVAVTLPELKENLEAKPGFIKAMWCGELACEEKIKEDTTATSRCIPFEQEQVSTTCVCCGKEADKMVYWAKAY from the coding sequence ATGGCTAAGGAATTTGTAAAAGATGTTACCAGCATGGATGAGGATTTCGCCCAATGGTATACCGATGTAGTAACAAAAGCAGACTTAATTGATTATTCAAGTGTACGTGGATCGATGATTATTCGACCTTATGGGTATGCCCTTTGGGATAATATAAAAAATGAATTAGACCGCCGGATCAAAGAAACAGGGCATGAAAATGTCTATATGCCTTTGTTTATTCCAGAAAGCTTATTGCAAAAAGAAAAGGATCATGTTGAAGGCTTTGCACCAGAAGTAGCATGGGTTACACATGGCGGTTCTGAGGAACTTGCAGAACGATTAGTTGTTCGCCCTACATCTGAAGTTCTTTTTTGTGAGCACTATAGCCATATCATCCATTCTTACAGGGACTTACCAAAACTCTACAACCAATGGGCAAACGTGGTCCGCTGGGAAAAAACAACCCGTCCTTTCTTACGGACATTAGAGTTTTTATGGCAGGAAGGTCATACAGCACATGCAACGGATGAAGAGGCAATGGAAGAAACCATTAAAATGCTGAATGTATATGCAGCGATTTGTGAAGAGATTCTTGCAATTCCAGTAGTAAAAGGGCAGAAGACGGAAAAAGAAAAATTTGCAGGTGCGAAAGCTACTTTTACAATTGAAAGCTTAATGCATGATGGAAAAGCACTACAGTCAGGAACTTCCCACCACTTTGGTACAGGGTTTGCGGAAGCATTCAATATCCAATATACCGATAAAGAAGGAAAGCTTCAGTATGTTCACCAAACATCATGGGGCTTTACAACAAGAATCATTGGAGCCTTAATTATGGTCCATGGTGATGATCGTGGTCTAGTGATTCCTCCAAAAGCTGCGCCAACTCAGGTTATGATTGTGCCAATTGCACAGCATAAAGAAGGAGTTCTTGATTTTGCTTATGAGTTGAAAAAGTCTCTATCAAACGTTGCGCGTGTAGATATCGATGCAAGCGATAAAAAGCCAGGCTGGAAATTCAATGAGTACGAAATGAAGGGTATCCCAGTTCGTTTGGAAGTTGGACCAAAAGATATTGAAAACAAGCAGGTTGTGTTAGTGAGAAGGGATACATTGGAAAAAGTATTCGTTCCATTGGCTGAACTTGAAACAAAGCTTGCAGAATTACTCGATGACATTCAATCGAATTTATATAATAAAGCATTGAACCACCGTGAAGAAAGAACATCCGTGGCTGTGACGCTTCCTGAATTAAAGGAAAATCTTGAAGCGAAACCAGGCTTTATTAAAGCAATGTGGTGCGGTGAACTCGCGTGTGAGGAGAAAATCAAAGAAGATACAACAGCAACATCAAGATGTATCCCATTTGAACAAGAACAAGTTTCAACTACATGTGTATGTTGCGGTAAAGAAGCTGACAAAATGGTTTACTGGGCAAAAGCATACTAA
- a CDS encoding GNAT family N-acetyltransferase, with protein MKPILREFPEEFTTERLLIRKPKLGDGKAVHKAIQASLNELKPWMPWAHTNQTEEDVEANIRDSIAKFITREDLRLHLLDKVTGEFIGSSGLHRINWDIPKFEIGYWIDTRHSGKGYITEAAEAITSFAFTELHAKRVEIRCDSTNTRSRAIPEKLGFTLEGILKNDSLSVGTKDPRDTCVFAKTI; from the coding sequence TTGAAACCAATATTAAGAGAATTTCCAGAGGAGTTTACTACCGAGAGATTATTAATCCGAAAACCCAAACTAGGTGATGGCAAAGCGGTACACAAAGCCATACAAGCTTCACTTAATGAACTAAAACCGTGGATGCCATGGGCTCATACGAATCAAACAGAGGAGGATGTAGAAGCAAATATACGTGATAGTATTGCCAAGTTTATTACACGTGAGGATTTAAGATTACATCTTTTAGATAAAGTAACTGGTGAATTTATTGGTTCATCAGGTTTACATCGAATAAACTGGGATATACCTAAGTTTGAAATTGGCTACTGGATTGATACACGTCATTCTGGAAAGGGTTATATTACCGAGGCAGCTGAGGCCATCACGAGTTTTGCGTTTACAGAACTACATGCAAAACGTGTTGAAATCCGATGTGATTCTACTAATACAAGAAGCAGAGCCATACCAGAGAAATTAGGATTTACATTAGAGGGGATATTAAAAAATGATAGTCTGTCAGTAGGGACAAAGGACCCAAGAGATACCTGCGTTTTTGCAAAAACTATATAA
- a CDS encoding VWA domain-containing protein gives MTTISLLKKTAGVILEKKKLTNVVARVGLILDISGSMRTLYKNGTVQKVVERILAVANQFDDDGALDVWVYDNEFSRLKSVTERDFVNYVDEYILSNDLIHKFGRNDEPPVMEDVINKYTVEQPEKVPTFIVFINDGGCKRTIKKPIVESSNKPIFWQFVGIGDSNFEVLEKLDTMEGRFVDNANFFHIKDIEKISDEELYNNLLNEFPDWLQEAKSKGIL, from the coding sequence ATGACGACAATTAGTTTATTGAAAAAGACTGCCGGAGTTATTTTAGAAAAGAAGAAACTTACGAACGTGGTAGCTAGAGTTGGTTTAATTTTAGACATTTCTGGTTCAATGAGAACACTGTATAAGAATGGGACTGTACAAAAAGTTGTAGAGAGAATTTTAGCTGTTGCCAATCAGTTTGATGATGATGGAGCACTTGATGTATGGGTTTATGATAATGAATTTTCTCGGTTAAAGTCAGTAACAGAAAGAGATTTTGTTAATTATGTAGATGAGTATATTTTAAGTAACGATTTAATCCATAAATTTGGTAGAAATGATGAACCCCCAGTAATGGAGGATGTAATTAATAAATATACGGTTGAACAACCAGAGAAGGTTCCAACATTTATAGTGTTTATCAATGATGGCGGTTGTAAGAGAACGATTAAAAAGCCAATAGTTGAATCCTCCAATAAACCAATTTTTTGGCAGTTTGTCGGTATTGGTGATTCTAACTTTGAAGTGCTTGAAAAACTCGATACCATGGAAGGTCGTTTCGTAGATAATGCAAATTTCTTTCACATTAAGGATATTGAAAAAATATCCGATGAAGAATTGTATAACAATCTGCTGAATGAGTTTCCTGATTGGCTACAAGAAGCAAAATCTAAGGGAATTCTGTAA
- the hmpA gene encoding NO-inducible flavohemoprotein, with the protein MLNQKTIEIIKSTVPVLEKHGEAITTRFYQMMFGNHPELLNIFNHANQKQGRQQRALAGTVYAAAQYIDNLEAILPVVKQIAHKHRSLGIKAEHYPIVGKHLLLAIKDVLGDAATDEIINAWGEAYGVIADVFISVEAEMYEEAEKQHGGWDGFRSFVVDRKVKDSDVITSFYLKPVDNKEIAQFLPGQYISLKLEIDGEEFTHIRQYSLSDAPGKDYYRISVKREAGTANPDGMVSNYLHDGVTEGEILNISAPAGDFFLDIEKNTPVVLLSGGVGLTPMLSMLKTVVEVQPERKVTFIHAAANGNVHALRDEVETLASKDNVNSFFFYDSPTEEDRKNNTFDVEGYVTQEWLDNNIPSLEADFYFCGPLPFMKSINNSLKNLGVNEDRIHFEFFGPKDSLEESAKKEPVSV; encoded by the coding sequence TTGTTAAATCAAAAAACAATCGAAATCATTAAATCAACGGTACCTGTTTTAGAAAAACACGGTGAAGCGATTACAACACGTTTTTATCAAATGATGTTTGGGAATCATCCTGAATTATTAAATATCTTTAACCATGCAAACCAAAAACAGGGAAGACAACAAAGAGCGCTTGCGGGGACAGTCTATGCGGCAGCTCAATATATTGATAATCTTGAAGCAATCCTTCCTGTGGTTAAGCAAATCGCTCATAAACATAGAAGTCTCGGGATTAAAGCAGAGCATTATCCGATTGTCGGTAAACACCTATTATTAGCAATTAAAGATGTGCTCGGGGATGCTGCTACAGATGAGATTATCAATGCCTGGGGAGAGGCTTATGGGGTAATAGCAGATGTCTTTATCAGTGTTGAAGCAGAAATGTATGAGGAAGCCGAAAAACAACATGGTGGATGGGACGGTTTCCGTAGTTTTGTAGTTGACCGTAAAGTAAAAGATAGTGATGTTATTACATCCTTCTATTTAAAACCAGTGGATAACAAGGAAATTGCTCAATTTCTACCAGGTCAATATATTAGCCTAAAACTTGAAATTGATGGGGAGGAGTTTACCCATATCCGTCAATATAGCTTGTCTGATGCCCCTGGCAAAGATTATTACCGCATCAGCGTAAAACGTGAAGCCGGAACAGCCAACCCTGATGGAATGGTATCAAATTACCTGCATGACGGTGTAACAGAAGGAGAAATCCTAAATATAAGTGCTCCAGCGGGAGACTTTTTCCTAGATATTGAAAAAAATACACCTGTAGTGTTATTAAGCGGTGGCGTAGGATTAACACCAATGTTAAGTATGTTGAAAACAGTAGTTGAAGTGCAGCCAGAAAGGAAGGTAACTTTCATACATGCGGCGGCAAATGGAAATGTCCATGCACTTAGAGATGAAGTAGAAACACTTGCTTCTAAGGACAATGTAAACTCATTCTTCTTTTATGATTCACCAACTGAAGAGGATCGTAAGAATAATACCTTCGATGTTGAAGGCTATGTAACACAAGAGTGGCTTGACAACAACATACCAAGTTTAGAGGCAGACTTCTATTTCTGTGGGCCACTACCATTTATGAAATCTATTAATAATTCTTTAAAGAATTTAGGAGTAAATGAAGATAGAATTCACTTTGAATTTTTTGGACCAAAAGACAGTTTAGAAGAAAGTGCGAAGAAAGAACCGGTTTCCGTTTAG
- a CDS encoding SGNH/GDSL hydrolase family protein, with the protein MNKNVIRSVTMVSVFFCLLWLIGLGWAVSEYYAGKPDKIPEKNVIEKKAEKKDEMHIVALGDSLTRGTGDETGKGYVGVLMDEIKEKSKQEVRLTNLGISGQRSDQLRQQIQQTEVQRQIQTADMVLVTMGGNDLFRGGQGLFESNPEDITEIEKKFLENMNFIFQQIRASNPNANVFFVGLYNPFIDLEEGKEMSKVVRHWNYQSAELSATFPKIVFVPTFDLFELKVNDYLYTDKFHPNTKGYRLIAERVASLLTW; encoded by the coding sequence TTGAATAAGAATGTCATAAGGTCGGTAACCATGGTATCAGTATTTTTTTGCCTCCTCTGGCTGATTGGACTTGGGTGGGCAGTATCCGAATATTATGCAGGCAAGCCCGATAAAATCCCAGAGAAAAACGTTATTGAAAAAAAAGCAGAGAAAAAAGATGAAATGCATATTGTTGCCTTAGGTGATTCCTTAACAAGAGGAACAGGTGATGAAACCGGAAAAGGCTATGTTGGTGTCCTTATGGATGAAATAAAGGAAAAATCAAAGCAGGAAGTGCGGTTAACAAATTTAGGTATTAGCGGACAAAGGTCTGACCAGCTAAGGCAGCAAATTCAGCAAACAGAAGTCCAGCGGCAAATTCAAACAGCAGATATGGTTTTAGTCACAATGGGCGGCAATGATTTGTTCAGGGGTGGACAAGGGTTATTTGAATCTAATCCAGAAGACATTACTGAAATTGAGAAGAAATTCCTTGAGAACATGAATTTTATTTTCCAGCAGATTCGGGCAAGTAATCCAAATGCAAATGTTTTCTTCGTTGGCCTATATAACCCATTTATTGACTTAGAAGAGGGAAAAGAGATGTCAAAAGTAGTTCGTCATTGGAATTATCAGAGTGCGGAATTAAGTGCCACTTTCCCAAAGATTGTATTTGTACCAACATTTGATCTTTTTGAGCTAAAGGTCAATGATTATCTATATACTGACAAGTTTCACCCAAATACAAAAGGGTACCGTTTAATAGCTGAACGAGTGGCTTCATTGCTTACTTGGTAA
- a CDS encoding ABC transporter ATP-binding protein, translating into MEKITLSVHNLKKTIGKKEIIKGISFDLKEGEVFGFLGPNGAGKTTTIRMLVGLIKPTSGSIQIGGYNIEENFEEAMKHLGCIVENPELYPYLSGYDNLLHFANMLEGIGKERIGEVTELVGLKDRIHDRVKTYSLGMRQRLGIAQALLGRPKVLILDEPTNGLDPAGIREMREFIRFLAEDEGLSVLVSSHLLSEIQLLCDRVAIISRGTVIKTDSVHNLLSNRERVVWRFHPIEEGKQVLRSFTTIEEREDGSISTEYDEIKAAEWNKMLVEAGISVTEMNRKMPVLEDLFLELTGGDSIE; encoded by the coding sequence ATGGAGAAAATAACTTTATCTGTACATAATTTGAAAAAAACAATCGGCAAAAAAGAAATAATTAAAGGTATTAGTTTTGATTTAAAAGAAGGCGAGGTATTTGGATTCTTAGGTCCAAATGGTGCCGGTAAAACGACGACTATCCGGATGTTAGTAGGATTAATCAAACCTACTTCAGGAAGCATTCAGATTGGCGGCTATAACATTGAAGAAAACTTCGAGGAAGCAATGAAACATCTCGGCTGTATTGTTGAAAATCCTGAATTATATCCGTATTTATCTGGTTATGATAATCTGCTGCATTTTGCGAATATGCTTGAAGGGATTGGCAAAGAGCGAATCGGTGAAGTGACGGAGCTTGTGGGACTAAAAGATCGAATTCACGATAGAGTAAAAACCTATTCACTTGGAATGAGACAAAGACTGGGGATTGCACAGGCGCTATTAGGAAGACCCAAGGTATTAATTCTTGATGAACCAACGAATGGGTTAGATCCTGCTGGAATTAGAGAAATGAGGGAGTTTATTCGGTTCCTTGCTGAAGATGAAGGACTGAGTGTTCTTGTTTCTAGCCATCTATTAAGTGAAATTCAATTACTTTGCGACCGAGTGGCGATTATTTCTAGAGGAACCGTGATTAAAACGGATTCTGTTCATAACTTGTTATCAAATAGAGAACGAGTTGTATGGCGTTTCCATCCAATAGAGGAGGGTAAGCAGGTTTTACGTTCCTTCACAACCATTGAAGAAAGAGAAGATGGGTCCATTTCGACGGAATATGATGAGATAAAAGCAGCAGAGTGGAATAAAATGCTTGTGGAAGCAGGTATATCTGTGACTGAAATGAATCGTAAAATGCCTGTATTGGAAGATTTGTTCCTCGAGTTAACGGGGGGTGATTCTATTGAATAA
- a CDS encoding ABC transporter permease encodes MNKLIQNEMMKLIAKKRLVVIAIIIGILVAMFTYAQYKEVERQREKLGTDDWRTMIQQTIIDQQNRISSARISDEWKKQLQIALQQNQYYLDHDINPSEPGAPTFMRIFLENSIELFIPLMVMVIASDIVSSEHSQGSIKLLLTRPVKRWKVLLSKYISLTFAISLIVAIAGILSYGISGLVFGYQGWGAPVLTGFSVSDAGLNTASVKLINQWQFLLMDFGLVWFVAIVVGTLSFMLSVLIRSTAAGMGVMLAALISGAILSNMVSSWESAKYFFMVNLKLTNYMNGNPPPIEGMTLSFSMLVLLVWWAIGLFVSFFVFTKKDVY; translated from the coding sequence TTGAATAAGCTGATTCAAAATGAAATGATGAAGCTGATTGCCAAAAAGCGCTTAGTTGTAATAGCCATTATTATTGGCATTCTGGTAGCTATGTTTACCTATGCCCAATATAAAGAGGTTGAAAGACAAAGAGAAAAGTTAGGAACCGACGATTGGCGGACGATGATCCAGCAAACCATTATTGACCAGCAAAACCGAATTAGCAGCGCTCGTATTTCGGATGAATGGAAAAAACAACTGCAAATTGCCTTGCAGCAAAATCAATATTATTTAGATCACGACATTAACCCCTCTGAGCCTGGTGCTCCTACCTTTATGAGGATTTTTTTAGAGAATTCAATTGAACTATTTATCCCTTTGATGGTGATGGTAATTGCCAGTGATATTGTATCCTCTGAGCATAGTCAAGGCTCGATTAAGTTACTATTAACGCGGCCAGTTAAAAGGTGGAAAGTCCTTCTGAGTAAATATATAAGTTTAACTTTTGCGATCTCTTTAATTGTAGCTATAGCCGGAATTCTCTCATATGGTATTTCAGGATTGGTGTTTGGTTATCAAGGGTGGGGAGCACCCGTATTGACTGGTTTTAGTGTGAGTGATGCAGGTTTAAATACCGCCAGCGTGAAGTTAATCAATCAATGGCAGTTTCTATTAATGGATTTTGGACTTGTATGGTTTGTGGCGATTGTCGTTGGGACTCTTTCCTTCATGCTATCTGTTTTAATTCGCAGTACGGCTGCTGGCATGGGTGTTATGCTGGCTGCCCTAATTTCAGGTGCGATTCTTAGCAATATGGTTTCGTCGTGGGAGTCAGCTAAGTATTTCTTTATGGTGAATTTAAAGCTAACAAACTATATGAATGGTAACCCGCCGCCAATTGAAGGGATGACATTGTCATTTTCAATGTTGGTTCTACTTGTGTGGTGGGCGATTGGATTATTTGTTTCATTCTTTGTATTTACCAAAAAGGATGTATATTAA
- a CDS encoding NAD(P)/FAD-dependent oxidoreductase produces the protein MSKPKIVILGAGYGGIITSKKLEKLLKSGEADVTLINKHGYHYITTQLHKTGAGTAADRQIAMEIPELINPEKTNFIKGSVTAVDITKQAVHLEGGETVEYDYLLIALGFDIETFGIPGIKEHAFAIRSFRSTKAIYNQIIRQLSLYKEDKDSSRLTFVVAGGGFTGIEMLGELAEGLPNLCKKYDVPFEDVKIVAVEAAASVIPFFPKESIQYTTEVLEKFNIKMYISTKILECTPEKVVLENNIEIPTRTLIWSCGVKGNPIVQNCGLPIEKGKLPVDSFLRVNDRKNIFSIGDCSLFMKDEKNALPPTAQVALQEADVCAKNIVATLRGGKLTAFEYHHKGSVASIGTFAAVGKVGNFRLSGLFGAFMKQVIEARYLLNLGGPSLIIKQHFGVSKEPVKMTANQ, from the coding sequence ATGAGCAAACCAAAAATAGTGATACTAGGAGCAGGTTACGGAGGAATCATCACAAGTAAAAAGCTAGAAAAGTTATTAAAGTCTGGGGAAGCAGACGTTACTTTAATCAATAAACATGGATACCACTACATCACAACTCAACTCCATAAAACTGGAGCAGGTACTGCTGCTGATCGCCAAATTGCAATGGAGATTCCAGAATTGATTAATCCTGAAAAAACAAATTTTATAAAGGGCAGTGTTACAGCGGTAGATATAACAAAGCAAGCGGTACACCTTGAGGGTGGCGAAACTGTAGAATATGATTACCTATTAATTGCTTTAGGTTTTGATATTGAAACATTCGGAATTCCTGGAATTAAGGAACATGCTTTTGCCATCCGCAGCTTTAGAAGTACAAAAGCCATTTATAATCAAATCATTAGACAATTATCTCTTTATAAAGAAGACAAAGATTCATCTCGCCTCACCTTTGTTGTTGCTGGCGGCGGATTTACAGGAATAGAAATGTTAGGTGAATTAGCAGAAGGACTTCCTAACCTTTGTAAAAAATATGATGTTCCTTTTGAGGATGTAAAAATTGTTGCAGTAGAGGCTGCGGCATCTGTTATTCCGTTTTTCCCTAAGGAATCCATCCAATATACAACTGAGGTGCTAGAAAAGTTTAATATTAAAATGTATATATCAACCAAAATCTTAGAATGTACACCTGAGAAGGTTGTACTTGAAAATAATATCGAGATTCCAACTCGTACATTAATTTGGTCTTGTGGGGTTAAGGGCAACCCAATTGTACAAAACTGCGGCTTACCTATTGAAAAAGGCAAACTCCCAGTAGATTCATTCCTTCGAGTTAATGATAGAAAAAACATCTTTAGTATTGGTGACTGTTCTTTATTCATGAAGGATGAAAAAAATGCTCTCCCTCCAACAGCACAGGTTGCCCTCCAAGAAGCTGATGTATGTGCGAAAAATATTGTTGCAACGTTAAGAGGAGGTAAATTGACAGCTTTTGAATATCATCACAAGGGATCTGTTGCATCAATCGGAACCTTTGCTGCAGTAGGAAAAGTTGGAAACTTTAGATTATCTGGATTATTTGGTGCTTTCATGAAACAGGTAATTGAAGCTCGCTATTTATTAAACCTTGGCGGCCCTTCCCTTATTATTAAACAGCACTTTGGAGTAAGTAAAGAACCAGTAAAAATGACAGCTAATCAGTAA
- the tatA gene encoding twin-arginine translocase TatA/TatE family subunit yields MFSNIGVPGLILILVLALIVFGPNKLPEIGRAFGKSLREFKRATDGITNDIKEEFKDDLKEAQKEKIELKK; encoded by the coding sequence ATGTTTTCTAACATTGGTGTACCAGGATTAATCTTAATTCTAGTGCTTGCATTAATTGTCTTTGGACCGAATAAACTGCCTGAAATTGGCCGTGCATTTGGTAAATCCCTTCGTGAATTCAAGCGTGCAACAGATGGAATTACGAACGACATTAAGGAAGAGTTTAAGGATGATTTAAAAGAGGCACAAAAGGAAAAGATTGAATTAAAGAAATAA
- a CDS encoding M42 family metallopeptidase produces the protein MTNKNTEETMKLLVDLVSIPSPSGNTNEVISYVEKYLADLNIETKRNRKGGLIATITGIDTSQHRMLTAHVDTLGAMVKEIKSNGRLKIDLIGGFKFNSIEGEYCQIETSNGKKYTGTILMHQTSVHVYKDAGKAERNQDNMEIRLDEKVHNANEIRALGIEVGDFVSFDPRVEVTPSGFIKSRHLDDKASVAILLQLMKQLKNENIQLPYTTHFLISNNEEIGYGGNSNIPPETVEYLAVDMGAMGDGQSTDEYTVSICVKDASGPYHYALRKNLVRLAEENSIEYKLDIYPFYGSDASAAIRAGHDIVHGLIGPGIDSSHAFERTHESSIENTAKLLLQYVQSKLVI, from the coding sequence TTGACAAACAAGAACACAGAGGAAACAATGAAATTATTGGTGGATTTAGTATCAATCCCTAGTCCATCAGGAAATACCAATGAAGTCATTTCCTACGTTGAAAAATACCTTGCAGATTTAAACATTGAAACAAAAAGAAACCGAAAAGGCGGCCTTATCGCAACAATAACTGGAATAGATACTAGCCAGCATCGTATGCTTACTGCTCACGTTGATACTCTTGGCGCCATGGTTAAGGAAATTAAATCAAACGGCAGACTAAAGATTGACTTGATTGGCGGATTTAAATTTAACTCGATTGAAGGTGAATACTGCCAAATAGAAACAAGCAACGGTAAGAAATATACGGGGACAATCCTTATGCACCAAACCTCTGTCCATGTTTACAAAGACGCTGGAAAAGCGGAACGTAACCAAGACAACATGGAAATTAGACTGGATGAAAAAGTACATAATGCAAATGAAATTAGAGCGCTTGGAATTGAGGTTGGTGATTTCGTATCCTTTGACCCACGGGTAGAGGTGACTCCAAGCGGTTTTATTAAATCTCGACATTTAGATGATAAAGCAAGTGTTGCCATATTACTTCAATTAATGAAGCAATTAAAAAATGAGAACATTCAATTACCTTACACGACCCATTTCTTAATTTCGAACAATGAGGAAATTGGTTATGGTGGAAATTCAAACATTCCACCTGAAACTGTTGAGTATTTAGCCGTTGATATGGGCGCGATGGGGGATGGCCAATCAACCGATGAATACACAGTATCTATTTGTGTGAAGGACGCAAGCGGACCATACCACTATGCACTTCGCAAGAATTTGGTGCGGCTGGCAGAAGAAAACAGTATCGAATACAAACTCGACATCTACCCTTTCTATGGGTCCGATGCCTCAGCAGCCATTCGCGCTGGGCACGACATCGTACACGGGTTAATAGGTCCTGGAATAGATTCCTCCCATGCTTTTGAACGGACACATGAATCATCGATTGAAAATACAGCAAAGCTTTTATTACAGTACGTCCAATCTAAATTAGTTATTTAA